tgttctctcttCAGTTTTCTCACATGATCAAGCTCTATCAGACTCTCGGCCCGGAGAAGTTTCCACTCAACGAGCAAACCTTCTTCCCAAACCACACACAGATGGTGAGTCACTAACTAGTCCACACACTAACTAGTCCTGTTGACTATCTAGTGCTCAGAGTAATAACAGAGTCAGGGGCATTTTCACAAcagtttattataaaaatataaaacagaaattaaaaatcaaacatttcCCAAAGCTCCTAACTGAGACATGATcaactctctctctgtttctgacacacacacacacacacacacacacacacacacacacacgctcatataTGCAGTTTATAAGcactctccataggcataatgcaTTTATACAGTACAAATTTGTATACCTTATATACGCTTATTATATACTCATTATACAATTGTGTTCTCCAGAACcaacacacactttctctctctgacacgcacacacacacacacacacacattctctctctctctgttcattGGATGAATGTGATCAGGATGTTTGTGTTACAGACAGAATATTTACATGTTATAAAACACCAGTCAGAGGCTGAGACTGACCAGCTTAACCAGCAGGTAACTAGTCCTCAGTTAAAGATAACTAGTCTCTGTTGACTAGTCTTCTGTTGACTAGTCCTCAGTTAACTAGTCTTCTGTTGACTAGTCCTCAGTTAACTAGTCTTCTGTTCACTAGTCCTCTGTTAAAGATAACTAGTTTTTTGTTGACTAGTCCTCAGTTAAAGATAACTAGTCTCTGTTGACTAGTCCTTAGTTAACCAGGCTTCTGTTGACTAGTCCTTAGTTAACCAGGCTTCTGTTGACTAGTCCTCAGTTAAAGATAACTAGTCTCTGTTGTCTAGTCCTCAGTTAAAGGTAACTAGTCTTCAGTTGACTAGTCCTTAGTTAACCAGGCTTCTGTTGACTAGTCCTTAGTTAACCAGGCTTCTGTTGACTAGTCCTCAGTTAAAGATAACTAGTCTCTGTTGACTAGTCCTCAGTTAAAGATAACTAGTCTCTGTTGTCTAGTCCTCAGTTAAAGGTCTTCAGTTGACTAGTCTTTTGTCCTCAGTTAAAGGCAACTAGTCTCCAGTTGATTAGTCTTCTGTTGACTAGTCCTCAGTAAACTCATCTTCTGTTGACTAGTCCTCAGTTAAAGATAACTAGTCTCTGTTGACTAGTCCTCAGTTAAAGATAACTAGTCTCTGTTGTCTAGTCCTCAGTTAAAGGTAACTAGTCTTCAGTTGACTAGTCTTTTGTCCTCAGTTAAAGGCAACTAGTCTCCAGTTGATTAGTCTTCTGTTGACTAGTCCTCAGTAAACTCATCTTCTGTTGACTAGTCCTCAGTTaactcatcttctgatgactaGTCCTCAGTTAAAAGTAACTAGTCTTCAGTTGACTAGTCCTTAGTTAACCAGTCTTCTGTTATCTAGTCCTCAGTTAAAGGTCTTCAGTTGACTAGTCTTTTGTCCTCAGTTAAAGGCAACTAGTCTCCAGTTGATTAGTCTTCTGTTGACTAGTCCTCATTAACTAGTCTTCAGTTGACTATTCCTCAGTTAAAGGTAACTCTTCTGTTGACTAGTGCTCAGTTAACTAGTGTTTACTAGTGTTGACTTGTCCTCAGTTAAAGGTAACCAGTCTCCAGTTAACTGGTGTAGTGTTGACTAGTCCTCAGTTAAAGGTAACTAGTCTTCAGTTGACTAGTCTTTTGTTGACTAGTCCTTAGTTAAAGGCAACTAGTCTCCAGTTGACTAGTCCTCAGTTAAAGGTAACTCTTCTGTTGACTAGCGCTCAGTTAACTAATGTTCTGTTGACTAGTCCTCAGTTAAAGGTAACCAGTTAGTCAACTGAGGACTAGTCAACAGAACATTAGTTAACTCCAGTTAACTAGTGGTGTGTTGGCTAGTCCTCAGTTAAAGGTAACTAGTCTCCAGTTGACTAGTGTTCTGTTGACTAGTCCTCAGTTAACTACTCCTCAGTTAACTAGTCTCCAGCCGCTAGATCACATCTCAGCCTCTGACAGAGGAATGGAGCAGAAAATCTGACGAAATGAACACAAGTTTAGTGGTACAGAAGATTACTCTAGCTGTTCAATATCGATGCACCTTTATGTGTTTGATTCATATTCAGTACCGCCAGGATCTGTACATCCACCACACTTTACAGAATAAAAGTCACCACGCCAAATCTGAATGCACTTATAGCCAAAATCCTAGTTAAAGTTTCATTTTAAGGCTTGATGtttagaataaatgcagtttattacactgtaaataaataatatgatcaataagttatgttttatattaaagggatatttaggctaaaataaagtaaacaatttaAACTggatgttttaagtcagtttaattgatttaaagggacagtacaccccccaaaaaaaggagccattgacttccacagtattattatataaaaaggcagaatatatttcagaatatcttgttaaaatataaatataaaataagaaacaaaCCCATAAGTTTCTAAAcacttgagtgagtaaatgagtacattttcagttttgagtgaactgcccctttaagttgAAATAGCTCgtgtagttaacttaaatgtatttttaccttaaatgtattaattttcaatataaataatttgatgcacgtttataaacattaaatatagcACTGTTTTATCTGACAAATGATCTAAAACTGTGACCATACGTGACTTTTATTCTGTAAAGTCTGATAGAAAtgttcttgtgtgtgtttattttttaagatcTCTCTTCTCTTTCTCCATCAGCACAGTTGTTGATACAAAGATGATGATATACATCTACAGTTTcttttaataaagtaataaaaaaatactaaaaatcacCATTTGATAGCTTATATATCATAAACGGCAAGAAGGACAGAACGTGTCCAGAATCTGAACGCAGACGCTCATAAATAGATCAATCTGGCAGGTAAAACACAGGGATGTTGTAGAAGCAGGACTGGACGGATTActgccggtgtgtgtgtgtgtgtgatcaggggTCAGTGGTGTTGATGGTGATCTTGTCGCGTCCGCTCATCCCTCTGTACCAGCTGCAGTAGCCCTCTTTCTGCTGGATGCAGGCGTAGTGGCGCGACTGGTAGCCCGGGTAGCCGAAATGAGAGAGCATATCCGTCCACAGACACTCACTCTTAGATGTCACGAAACACGGCAGCGTGTGGCACGGCTTGatctgcatgcacacacacacacacacacgtatacattaAAACCCTCAGATTGattcaattgattcattcaaaacagctgattcatttagaaaagaAGCATGAATGGATGTTTGAATCAGATGCTtaactgattcattcagaaaccaATTCATTCAGGAGTTGTTCattcaattgattcattcaaaacagctaaTTCATTTAGAAAAGCAGCAAGTGACTAAATTATTGATTCAATACTCTAATTAATTCAGGAACAGATTCATCCAGGagtgattcattcaaaactgctgatttatTTAGACCAGAAGAATATGACTGACTATAAATGGATTCATGAATCAATttcttaaatgattcattcagaaacagaTTCACTGACGAGTCATTCATTCAatcgattcattcaaaacagctaaTTCATTTAGAAAAGAAGCATGAATAGATCATTAAATTGATTACTCAAATGATTCGTTCTGAATCAAGGAGTCAAGTGAGAAGGCTTCATTCAGGATTAGTTCATTCAGTTGATTCATtaaaaacaactgattcatttaaaaaagaagcAAGTGAATGAttttatgaatggatcattgacTCAATTGCTCAAATGGTAAATACAGATTCATTGGGgagtcattcattcaatcaattcaTTTAAAACAGCCGATTCATTTAGAACAGCCGTATGTGACTGAATCATTGAATGAGATGCTCAAGTAATTGATTCAgaaacagattcattcagaaataatTCATACAGTTGACTGATTCAAAACAGCTTTATTTATATAGAAAAGAAGCCTTTAGAAAAGAAGCCCTGTCTTTTGTGAATGGCTCATTGAATCAGTTGGTgaaatgattcattcaggaaaCCGATTCACTCAGGAGTCATTCAATTGGTTCATTCAAAACTGCTGATTCGTTTAGAAAAGAAGCAAATGGCTGTCTTTATAAATGGATCAATGAATCGTtccttaaatgattcattcatatgtctttcattcattcactcaatccattcaaaacagctgattcatttcgAAATGAAgctgactcaaatgattcgttcTAAACAGATCGGACAGAAAATCAATATTAATGCTTTATGTGTGtagtgttctgtgtgtgtgtgttctgtgtgtgtgtgtgtgtgtgtgtgtcagcaggtgTAGGGAAGCGTCTCCTTCAGTGTGTGTCAGTGCAGGTGTTCATGAATGCGATTCATTGATCAGAGAAGTGTTTTTCACCTCTGAGAGTGTCTGGAAGCCGCATGTCTGAGCTTTACAGCGATCATCTCTGACGTTTCTCTGAGTCTCGGTGTTATTGAGGACCGGATGTTTAAAGCTGTTCATGTGTGTGAAAGCCTGAGCTGGATTTATTTCTACTGAAGTGAACATCTGCAGGAGTGTAGAGTCAATGCGCTTTGATTTCTTCTTCCTCATTTAAGCTCTTCTGGactttatttgaatctctgactgtCTGCTTGAGCTGTGGTGCACAGGGTCATCACTGACAGCTTTGAGTATATGTTTAATTGTGTAAGAAACATAATTTCACCAAAAACTGgtcaagataaaataaaatctgacagttTCAGGGAAATAACATTACCTTCAATTAAATCATGCAAAATAAAGACAAGTTGGCAGTATGGCTCGCCTAACACTTGCACATTggataatattcattcattctctttctttttagcttagtctctttatttatcaggggtcgccacagcggaatgaaccaccaactattccagcatatgttttacgcagcggatgcccatccagctgcaacccagtactgggaaacacccataaacacgcattcacacacattcactacggacaatttagactacccgactccctatagcgcatgtgtttggactgtgggggaaaccacggggagaacatgcaaactccacacagaaacacacactgaccctgccgagactcaaaccagagaccctcttgctgtgaggccacagtgctaaccattgagacACAGTGTTGCCAatttgataatataatatatgattaaatatattatagggcagcacggtggcgcagtgggaagcacgttcgccttacagcaagaaggtcgctggttcgagtaacctctgggtgctctggtttcccccacagtccaaacacatgaactATAGGGAATcaggttggctaaattgtccatagtgtatgagtgtgaatgagtgtgtatggatgtttcccagtactggattgcagctggaagggcatacgctgtgtaaaacatatgctggataagttggtggttcattccgctgtggtaaccccttattaataaagcgactagctgaaaagaaaatgaatgaatgaataatataataatataataattttggcTAAACTGAATAATCACAATTGGAAAAATTCATAATTGTGACACAATTTACAATAAAAGTGTTGTTAATTAAACACGGGCAGCTGaattaatattcaaaaatgtactcaataattaaatgaaattatgaataaattaattactaATACATGGATTAAAAATGGCCCTCTGTTATCCATATGCAGATGTGAGgctgtattttacagtaatggtgatgatgaagatgaaggtggtgcagtgtatgtttgtgtgtagcTCTGCAGTGatgcattatgtgtgtgtgtgtgtgtggtgcattatGGGAATGAAGGCGTCTCACCCTGCAGCTGCAGCCGAGCTGATAGCGGTGGTTGATGCCCTTCTTCTGCGCCAGTGAGAGATGCTCCCAGCGGCGATTAAAGTTACACAGACCTGTGTAGAGGCGTCCGTCATGAACacgccctgcacacacacacacacacacacacgcacacacacacacacacacactgtcacttTCTGTGGCTCACAATCCTGCCTTCTATATTTAACAGTCTGAGGATTAACACTTTTGGCAcaacagctgcacacacacacacacacacacacacatatatacaaacacacttacacatgaaccacaaaggaagatatatgatacacatgtatacacacacacatacacttgcatacagacacacacacagatacactaccacacacacacaaagaaccaCACCAAgcacaacacagacacacacacacacacacacacacttgtaaacagacacacacatacaaacacacccCGTACAAAGGAAGACGCACAAAACTGCACAAAGAAACACTGATGCACACACTcgcgcacacaacacacacatttgcCAATGAGTGGTTTAATCAGTGCAGTTTAATGAGTCATGATCCGCTAATGTTACACTCACATCAAaacacgtgtgtttgtgtgcgtgtgtgtgtgtgtgtgtgtgggcactgTCCCATGATTCACCACAGTCAGCTGGAGTGGGATGTTCTAAAgcagtgtgtgcttgtgtgtgtgtctgtgtgtgtgtgtctgtgttgacGATAGtgatggtggtgtgtgtgtgtgtgtgtgtgtgtgtgtgtgtgtgtgtgtgtgtgtctcacctgTGATCAGGTACTGGTATTTGTTGATGTCGAACTTGACTCCGCACATACTCTCTGAGTCGTGTGTGTAGACGTACTGCACGTGCTGGATCTTCTCAAAGCCTTTgtacatctgcacacacacacacacacacacacacacacacgcaggtttaataacacacacacatgcacacacagatatAATAACGTACACACACATAGTAATGCCACACACACATAGATTTacaccacacagacacacacacacaggtttattAGCATGCACACACTCAGGGttaacaccacacacacagcAAGAGGACTCGAGGATGAGCAGGCTGccggtgtgtgcgtgcgtgcatgtgtgtgtgtgtttactctcACCTTCATCTGTTTGACTGTGTATCGCAGCGTCCCAAATGGACCGTCATCCAGCAGCTTCTTGCCCACCACTTTAGCCCTgatcactacacacacacacacacacacacacacacacacacagatcgtTGAGCATCATGGGTACTCTCTGGAGCACTGCACATGACAAACAATCCcagaatgcataaataaacaaatgaaacccTTGATTAGCCTGATTATATTGATTTAAAGATGACGTGTGATCAATCAGAGTGATCAGCAgctctgacaacacacacacacacacacacgtgtctgTAATGGTTatgtcatctgtgtgtgtgttaagtttttaaagtgtttgtgtatgtatgtattatgtatgtgatgttgatgtgtgtgtaacgtgtgtgtgtgtgtgtgtgtgtgtgtaaagtgtgtgtatatgtgtagtgtgtgtgtgtgtgtgtgtaaagtgtgtgtgtatatgtgtaaagtgtgtgtgtaaagttgtaaagtgtgcgtgtgtgtgtgtgtgtgtgtgtgtgtgtgtgtgtgtcaatgaggGTTGGCCAgattctggtgtgtgtgtgtgtgtgtgtgtgtgtgtgtgtgtgtgtgtgtgtgtgtgtgtgtgtgcgtgtgtgtgtgtgtgtaaagtgtgtgAGGAACTAGACTGCTTCCTCAGAGACTGCAGAATGAGGCCGAAGCCTCAATCCCATAATGCCCTGCAAACCCCAGTAACCTGATCCAGTGTCCAGATCCAACACACACTCCtcatcattaacacacacacacacaggtctgacCTCTTGTTGACACTCAGGGTTCAGAGGTCATATTGTTGACCTCAGCTATActgcgctctgattggctgagggcCACTGACTAGTTTTctagatgtctgtgtgtgtgtgtgtgtagcccaGTTCCAGACTGCAGCCattcattagtgtgtgtgtgtgtgtgtttgcacctGACTGGCCCTCCGTCCGTCCTGCAGGCTATATTTAAGAGCAGCCGTCCTCTGAATCATACATGAGCGCCCGCTGTCactcatgaatattcatgagcgCTAACACTCTGATTTACATGGCTGAAAGTAGGTGGactgatggagggatggatggaggaGTAAATGGGTTACAACAGCAGATCCTCCTCTGCAGGAGTGATTCACAGCtgacagaggtgtgtgtgtgtgtgtgtgtgtgtgtgctgtagatCAGAGCTCCTCCTCACAGCACAGTCTGGTCAGATGTGAAGCAGAGCTCTGCTGGCGGGATATTAAACTCAGGGCACAACACTAATCTGGAGCCCTAAAGAGTGAACGGAGCGTTTCAATCCCTCCTCAAGCCCTGCCAACTGcagatcagcacacacacacacacacacacacacgcaggacACTCATTTCCTCAGACACTGATCAAAGCTCTCTGAACTTCACACAAACAAGTTAGGTCAACTCAAAATCAGCCGCAAAGCTCCGTGAAGGTGTTTGACACGAGCGTCACTATTGGAGGATCTGACCTCAACtcaaacatgaagagagggcggggcatagagtaactcctcccctttaaaaatcaGCCAATAGTGTGTTGTGTTTCTCACATCTCTgccagtgtgtgaatgagttctctgtgtgtatatatgcgtgtgtggatgagtgtgtgtgtgtgagtgtgtaaatatatgcgtgtgtggatgagtgtgtgtgtgtgtggatgagtgtgtctgtgtgtatatgggtagataagtgtgtgtgtttgtgtgtatgtgtggatatatatgagtgtgtgtgtttatatgcatgtgtggatgtgtgtgtgtgtgtgtgtgtgtgtgtttggataagTTTGTGTGTGGATTTGtagataagtgtgtgtgtgtgtgtgtgtgggtgtgtgtgtgtgtgtgtgtgtgtgtgtgtttatatgcatgtgtggatgagtgtgtgtgtgtgtgtgtatgtttggataagtttgtgtgtggatgagtgtgtgtgcgtttatgCGTATGAatttgtctgtgtgtatatgggtagataagtatgtgtgtgtgtgtgtgtgtgtgtgtgtgtgtgtgtgtgtgtgtgtgtgtatacatgtgtggatgaatgtgtggatgagtgtgtgtgtgtgtgtgtgtgtgtgtgtgtgtgtgtgtgtgtgtgtgtgtgtgtatgcatgtgtggatgagtgtgtgtgtgtgtttgtgtgtgtgtgtgtgtgtatgcatgtgtggatgagtgtgtgtgtgtgtgtgtgtgtttttgtgtgtgtggatatatgagagagagtgtgtgtgtgtgtgtgtgtgtgtgtatatatgcatgtgtggatgggtgtgtgtatttgtgtatgagtgtgtctgtgtgtgtatgggtagataagtgtgtgtgtgtgtgtggatatatatgagtgtgtgtgtgtttatatgcatgtgtggatgagtgtgtgtgtgtgtgtgtttgtgtatttgaatAAGTTTGTGTGTGGattggtgtgtgtgcatttatgtgtgtgtgggtgtgtgtttgtgtgtgtgtgtttgtgtgtgtgtgtgtgtatacatgtgtggatgaatgtgtggatgagtgtgtgtgtgtgtgtgtgtgtgtgtgtgtgtgtgtgtgtgtatgcatgtgtggatgagtgtgtgtgtgtgtttgtgtgtgtgtgtgtgtgtatgcatgtgtggatgagtgtgtgtgtgtgtgtgtgtgtttttgtgtgtgtgtgtttgtgtgtgtgtgtgtatgcatgtgtggatgagtgtgtgtgtgtgtgtgtgtgtgtgtgtgtgtgtgtggttaagtGTGTGGATgggtgtatgtctgtgtgtgtatgggtagatgtgtgtgtgtgcgtgcgtgtgtgtggatatatataagtgtgtatatatatatatatatacatatatatatatatatatatatatatatatatatatatatatatacatatatatgtggaATATTTCCCCAGTGTCTGTGCACCGCTGTGTTTTTCCTGCGCCTCTGTTTTATGATTTAAGCAGCACATTTGCACATCAGTGATTCATCTGAGAGCACAGAGAGAGCTGCTGAAGCACACATGAGTCACCATCaccttcatcatcttcatcatttaGTGAAACCGTTATC
This region of Danio aesculapii chromosome 4, fDanAes4.1, whole genome shotgun sequence genomic DNA includes:
- the LOC130223465 gene encoding metalloproteinase inhibitor 3, producing MKPTSVLFSRHQQHFFSSMKPVFLLFCLLCVMEKRADACSCGISHPQDAYCHSDIVIRAKVVGKKLLDDGPFGTLRYTVKQMKMYKGFEKIQHVQYVYTHDSESMCGVKFDINKYQYLITGRVHDGRLYTGLCNFNRRWEHLSLAQKKGINHRYQLGCSCRIKPCHTLPCFVTSKSECLWTDMLSHFGYPGYQSRHYACIQQKEGYCSWYRGMSGRDKITINTTDP